A region from the Triticum aestivum cultivar Chinese Spring chromosome 3D, IWGSC CS RefSeq v2.1, whole genome shotgun sequence genome encodes:
- the LOC123079961 gene encoding PHD finger protein At1g33420: MVVNGRPLKKARTRAEARDFAGFPAATDGGAVGTFREAVRGFLARHARLLPLPSIFSPAAAAAPPHLLTWRVSLRVGEEGAEEDAGGCGVELNVVEEDVLRSRSVYCDQCRVVGWSGHPVCGKRYHFIIENDSIQMAGRRRTCCLRCGTPMAAAESRCLLCNFDMEGEELEECGYLHLDDSSHLLHAVVHANGYGHLLRVNGREGGSRHLTGRDIMSFWDRLCKVLHVRKVTVMDISKKQGMDYRLLHAITTGHPWYGEWGYKFGAGSFAHTSDTYQEAVDVLSGIHLALYSSHRSPIRTPLQNTIALYWSLSDRQLVTVRDLFRFIMHLLHQARKDAETSKPAMDEHREVESNVLCMWTNEDINRAEAAMLKVLRAVQAGRWVSWRALRGAASKAVDSQELLDYSLRGLRGKLMDDGHFIAVRCNTETSAIEYRLETYSNQSPVDATVFGPSVEHLAHDLRFLYDALLNPETMLSSQPEVVGASAHNAAARILDCKQFIKHYDECAPESPPNPILLAVRCSIELLDHPKDYTAPPVELVLLPATATLGELKMLAARVFQETYLMFHSFQAEQLPEFPNLSDTTPVKHVLGPSQLVRVRGRCTGDHRRIVQFRMERGLENWTVDCTCGAKDDDGERMMACDACGVWQHTRCSGISDFEEVPEKFICRKCASPRKGKGGRGGGGGSGGGRMKMASAGRCKDEIGSSVGGAGKIGRLATVG, encoded by the exons ATGGTGGTGAACGGCCGGccgctgaagaaggcgaggacgcgCGCGGAGGCCAGGGACTTCGCCGGGTTCCCGGCGGCCACGGACGGCGGGGCGGTCGGGACGTTCCGGGAGGCGGTGAGGGGCTTCCTCGCGAGGCACGCGCGGCTGCTGCCGCTGCCCTCCATCTTCTCGccggcggccgcggccgcgccGCCGCACCTGCTAACGTGGAGGGTGTCGCTGCGGGTCGGCGAGGAAGGGGCGGAGGAGGACGCCGGCGGCTGCGGGGTGGAGCTCAACGTCGTCGAGGAGGATGTGCTCAGATCGCGATCTGTGTATTGCGATCAGTGCAGAGTCGTAG GATGGAGTGGGCACCCGGTGTGCGGCAAGCGCTACCATTTCATCATCGAGAACGACAGCATCCAGATGGCTGGCCGTCGTCGCACCTGCTGCCTGCGCTGCGGGACTCCCATGGCCGCTGCAGAATCAAG GTGCCTCTTGTGCAACTTTGACATGGAAGGCGAGGAGCTGGAAGAGTGCGGGTACCTGCATCTTGACGATTCCTCTCACTTGCTGCACGCAGTTGTGCATGCAAACGGCTATGGGCATCTTCTCAGGGTAAATGGCCGCGAGGGCGGGTCGAGGCACCTTACTGGCCGTGACATAATGAGCTTCTGGGATCGCCTGTGCAAGGTGCTGCATGTGAG GAAGGTCACTGTCATGGACATATCCAAGAAGCAAGGAATGGACTATAGGCTTCTGCATGCCATCACGACTGGGCATCCATGGTATGGTGAATGGGGATACAAGTTTGGCGCCGGTAGCTTTGCTCATACCTCAGATACCTACCAGGAGGCGGTTGATGTGCTCTCCGGTATACACCTGGCGTTGTACTCCTCACATCGCAGCCCCATCAGAACCCCTTTGCAGAACACAATTGCTCTATATTGGTCCCTTTCTGATCGACAGCTTGTGACTGTGAGGGACCTCTTCCGGTTCATAATGCACCTGCTTCATCAAGCTCGTAAGGACGCTGAGACGTCAAAACCAGCCATGGATGAGCACAGAGAAGTTGAATCGAACGTGCTCTGCATGTGGACAAATGAAGATATCAACCGAGCAGAAGCTGCAATGCTCAAGGTCCTCCGGGCTGTCCAAGCTGGGCGCTGGGTGTCCTGGCGCGCACTGAGGGGAGCTGCATCGAAGGCTGTTGATTCACAGGAACTGCTTGATTACTCTCTTCGAGGTCTGCGGGGGAAACTGATGGACGATGGCCATTTCATTGCTGTCCGCTGCAATACCGAGACAAGCGCAATTGAATACAG GCTGGAAACATATTCCAACCAGTCCCCAGTTGATGCAACTGTGTTTGGACCCTCTGTAGAGCATCTTGCACATGATCTTCGCTTCCTCTATGATGCTCTGCTGAACCCAGAAACAATGCTGTCTTCGCAACCAGAGGTGGTGGGTGCATCAGCACACAATGCAGCTGCAAGGATACTTGACTGCAAGCAGTTCATCAAACACTATGATGAGTGTGCTCCAGAATCTCCCCCGAACCCAATCCTGCTTGCTGTGAGGTGCTCCATTGAACTGCTTGATCACCCAAAGGACTACACTGCACCGCCGGTGGAACTTGTACTTTTACCAGCAACCGCTACCCTGGGTGAACTGAAAATGCTGGCCGCAAGGGTCTTTCAAGAAACGTACCTCATGTTCCATAGCTTCCAGGCTGAACAGCTCCCTGAATTCCCGAACTTAAGTGACACAACCCCTGTGAAGCACGTGCTTGGCCCAAGCCAGCTTGTTAGGGTGAGAGGACGGTGCACTGGGGATCACAGGAGAATTGTGCAGTTCAGGATGGAGAGGGGCTTGGAGAACTGGACGGTGGACTGCACCTGTGGTGCCAAGGACGATGACGGCGAGAGGATGATGGCGTGTGATGCGTGTGGAGTGTGGCAGCACACAAGATGCTCAGGGATCAGTGATTTTGAAGAAGTCCCTGAAAAATTCATCTGCAGGAAGTGTGCCAGTCCACGCAAAGGAAAGGGGGGTCGTGGTGGTgggggtggcagcggcggcggcagaatGAAGATGGCTTCTGCCGGGAGGTGCAAGGATGAGATAGGATCGTCTGTTGGTGGTGCGGGCAAAATTGGGCGCCTAGCAACTGTTGGGTGA